A window of Cellulosimicrobium protaetiae genomic DNA:
GCGCTCGTGACCGAGGACCGCAAGGCCGAGGGCCTCGCGCTCGGGCAGTCGATCCTCGCGAACGCGCGGCTCGTCCTCGACGCCGTCGTGCCCGGCCAGGCGGACCGGCGCGCGAAGCGCATCCCCGGCATCCTCTCCTCGCTCGAGCTCGTCGCGAGCTCGCAGGAGGCGGAGGTCCAGTACCTGTCCGGCGGCAACCAGCAGAAGGTCGTCCTCGCGAAGTGGCTGGTCACCGACCCCCAGGTGATCGTGCTCGACGAGCCGACGCGCGGCATCGACGTGGGCGCCAAGCGCGCGGTCTACGACCTCATGCGCGAGCTCACGGCGAGCGGCGTCGCCGTCCTGTTCATCTCGTCCGAGCTGCCCGAGGTGGTCGCGATGGCCGACCGCGTGCTGGTCATGCGCGACGGGCGCCTCGCGGGCGAGCTGCCCGCCGGCAGCGACGAGGAGACCGTGATGGCGCTCGCGACCGGTGCCGGGGACGACACCTCCGGCGAGCACGTCCAGGTCGACCTCACCGCGCTCGCCGAGACCGACGACCTTCCGGGGGCCGATCCGGGCTCTGCCGGCACCCCGCACGACCACGACGGCCCGAAGGAGGACCGATGAGCACCACGGTCGCGACCGCCGCCCCCACCGCGCGGCGCGCGCCCTCGCGCCACCGGCGCCTGGGGTCGACGGAGATCGTCTACCTGGCCCTCGTCGGGATCCTCGTGATCGCCGGCGTCCTCGTCGCCGTCGGCGGCGGCAACCTGTTCAGCACCGCGAACACCGCGTACATGCTCACGCAGACGAGCCTCCTCGGCTTCGTCGCGATCGGGCAGACCTTCGCGATCCTGTGCAAGTCGCTCGACCTGTCCGTCGGCTACGTCGTCGCGCTCAGCTCGATCGTCGGCGCGACGACCATGGCGGGAGACCCGTCGCGCGTCTGGCTCGGCGTCCTCGCGGCGGTGGGCGTCGCGGCGGTCGTCGGCCTGGTGAACGGCCTCGTCATCGCGAAGCTGCGCGTCAACGCGTTCATCGCGACGCTCGGCGTCGGGCTCATCATCAAGGGCTACCTCGACACGCAGTTCAAGGGCCCGGCGGGGGAGGTGCCCGCCTCGTTCCAGATGTTCGGGTACACGCGCGTCGGCCCGGTGCCGGTCTCCACGATCGTCATGCTGCTCGTGGCCGCGGTCGGTGTCGTGCTCCTCACGCGCACCCGGC
This region includes:
- a CDS encoding ABC transporter permease, whose product is MSTTVATAAPTARRAPSRHRRLGSTEIVYLALVGILVIAGVLVAVGGGNLFSTANTAYMLTQTSLLGFVAIGQTFAILCKSLDLSVGYVVALSSIVGATTMAGDPSRVWLGVLAAVGVAAVVGLVNGLVIAKLRVNAFIATLGVGLIIKGYLDTQFKGPAGEVPASFQMFGYTRVGPVPVSTIVMLLVAAVGVVLLTRTRPGYHMFAVGGNTDVARLSGIRTDRTLILAHVLCSVCAGVAGLLIAARFGTGNALVYSYGLDLDSIAAVVLGGTLLMGGRGSIVGTVGGVLILAVLDTVFNVLDVDPFFKDVLRGVIIIAAVALYARRQIDPASSRARFRPTRTGGASA